One region of Chryseobacterium sp. C-71 genomic DNA includes:
- a CDS encoding DUF1398 domain-containing protein — protein sequence MKFTIEEIKAEHQKVKSGADFPKYIQAIKNLGVSHYTAYVSDGNTEYFDTENHSAKTGSKYDALQISENLNLENFKIQLKLHQQGGTDYMTFCKDCAENGVEGWKMNLNDMTCTYFDKKRKDILVEKVPS from the coding sequence ATGAAATTCACAATTGAAGAAATCAAAGCAGAACACCAGAAAGTAAAAAGCGGAGCAGATTTTCCTAAATATATTCAGGCAATAAAGAATCTTGGCGTTTCTCACTACACGGCTTACGTTTCAGACGGAAATACAGAATATTTTGATACAGAAAATCATTCTGCAAAAACCGGAAGTAAATATGACGCTTTACAAATCTCAGAGAACTTAAATCTTGAAAATTTTAAAATTCAGTTGAAACTTCATCAGCAAGGCGGCACAGATTACATGACTTTTTGTAAAGACTGTGCAGAGAATGGAGTAGAAGGCTGGAAAATGAATTTGAACGATATGACCTGCACTTATTTTGACAAAAAAAGGAAAGATATTTTAGTAGAAAAAGTTCCTTCTTAA
- a CDS encoding DUF2490 domain-containing protein, giving the protein MRVIRQLTIFFFISISAYSFAQDNSLGAWYMYFGNNKISKKLNFHNEIQYRNFDGIGDLEQLLIRTGIGYDLTENNNNILLGYGFILSQPYVKGEKTENIEHRIFQQYITKQKFGRFNLQHRYRLEERFLQDDFRMRFRYLLGLNIPVTNKEMLPKTLYVSAYNEIFLHLDSPVFDRNRVYGALGFVINKNMRIEAGYMNQIQENKNRGQIQIGFYNNIPFTRN; this is encoded by the coding sequence ATGAGGGTTATCAGGCAGTTGACGATATTTTTTTTTATAAGTATTTCAGCATATTCTTTTGCACAAGATAATAGTCTTGGGGCATGGTATATGTATTTCGGAAATAATAAAATCAGTAAAAAACTAAATTTCCATAATGAAATTCAATACCGTAATTTTGATGGAATTGGTGATTTAGAGCAACTTCTCATCCGCACCGGAATTGGGTATGATTTAACAGAAAATAACAACAATATTTTATTAGGTTACGGTTTTATTCTGAGTCAGCCTTACGTTAAAGGTGAAAAAACTGAGAATATCGAGCACCGGATTTTCCAGCAATATATTACTAAACAGAAATTTGGAAGATTCAATCTTCAGCATCGTTACCGTTTAGAAGAACGTTTTTTACAGGATGATTTCAGGATGAGATTCCGTTATTTATTAGGTTTAAATATTCCTGTTACCAATAAAGAAATGCTTCCAAAAACTCTGTATGTTTCTGCTTATAATGAGATTTTTCTGCATTTAGACAGTCCGGTTTTCGATAGAAATCGTGTTTATGGTGCTTTAGGATTTGTTATCAACAAAAACATGAGAATCGAAGCGGGCTACATGAATCAGATTCAGGAAAATAAAAACCGCGGACAAATACAGATTGGTTTTTACAACAATATTCCATTCACAAGAAACTAA
- a CDS encoding bestrophin family protein — translation MHSGKRFSAIEFIVWTKRSIYVLLILAIIPTLLYYFGFTFLSFPWQPIAIMGTAVAFIVGFKNNASYSRLWEARQIYGAIINDSRSFGYILRDSLSGKNPVKVKAMFERHYAWLTALRFQLREPRAWEMMNVSQFEEYAKKYEIQERTFKIEDELKKYLAEDELKYILSKKNRATQLMALQSKEISEAYANGEINDFQWSQINQQLVKFTDDQGKAERIKNFPYPRNFSSITTYLLILFIVFVPFGLVKEFAKMGDGTALENYTLWFNIPFSLLVTWCFHTLDSVGEASVNPFEGSPNDVPITQISRTIEIDMRDMLDEKDLPPAITPIKQIVL, via the coding sequence ATGCATTCAGGAAAAAGATTTAGCGCTATCGAATTTATAGTTTGGACTAAAAGAAGTATTTATGTTTTACTGATTTTGGCCATAATTCCCACGCTTTTATATTATTTTGGCTTTACCTTTCTTTCATTTCCATGGCAGCCAATCGCAATTATGGGTACTGCGGTTGCTTTTATTGTAGGATTTAAAAATAATGCGAGTTACAGCCGTCTTTGGGAAGCCAGACAGATTTACGGTGCCATTATCAATGACAGCAGGAGCTTCGGGTATATTTTGAGAGATTCATTGTCGGGTAAAAATCCGGTTAAAGTAAAAGCAATGTTTGAACGTCATTATGCTTGGCTGACAGCACTTCGTTTTCAACTGAGAGAACCGAGAGCCTGGGAAATGATGAATGTGTCTCAGTTTGAAGAATATGCGAAAAAATATGAAATTCAGGAAAGAACTTTTAAAATTGAAGATGAACTGAAAAAATATCTTGCAGAAGACGAGCTGAAATATATTTTAAGCAAAAAAAACCGTGCAACCCAACTGATGGCTTTGCAGAGTAAAGAGATTTCTGAAGCTTATGCAAATGGTGAAATCAATGATTTTCAATGGTCACAAATCAATCAGCAATTGGTGAAATTTACTGATGATCAGGGTAAGGCAGAAAGAATCAAGAATTTTCCGTATCCGAGGAACTTCTCTTCCATTACGACATATCTTCTGATTTTATTCATCGTTTTTGTGCCTTTCGGTTTGGTAAAAGAATTTGCAAAAATGGGTGATGGAACAGCTCTTGAGAACTACACTTTGTGGTTTAATATTCCGTTTTCTCTTTTGGTGACTTGGTGTTTTCACACTTTAGACAGCGTAGGAGAAGCTTCTGTAAATCCTTTTGAAGGAAGCCCAAATGACGTTCCGATTACGCAAATAAGCCGTACAATAGAAATTGATATGAGAGATATGTTGGATGAAAAAGATCTTCCGCCTGCAATTACTCCGATCAAACAAATTGTACTTTAG
- a CDS encoding Na+/H+ antiporter yields the protein MIHTYVTISIAVLLSVMILVMIGQKLKVAYPIFLVIAGLIISLVPGMPHIEIEPDLVFLIFLPPILFEAAWFTSWQDFHKWRKQIFSMAFGLVFLTSVVVAYLSSSIIPGLTVAMGFLLGGVNSPPDAVAATSVLKHMKIPKKITSILEGESLINDASSLIVFKFALAAVISGQFIWRDAIGDFFIMAVGGIAIGIAFGFLFGFFLRLIPSNSNIDTVITLIVPYIMYVGAEHFHFSGVLAVVAGGLLMSYNSHCYLSHTSRIQSGNVWSVLIFLMNTIIFILIGLELPIVVAAMKDYTISEGIFYSIVIGGAIILTRLLYSYSIMYFPWFLSKKLRSENPKPDWREPFIISFAAMRGVVSLAAALSIPAFLPNGEAFPHRNIILFVTFVIILITLVGQGLMLTPILKFLKVDDAGSELPEEKQEAILLKKLKETALQKLTTDFSELSESNSLVRHQIYKLENEMKLIADKAQCMGSAVDYASAMNENKDVLRQVIQAQRNELHRMKRDKIFDDHVMRTIEMQLDFDEAKITGFSHS from the coding sequence ATGATCCACACTTACGTTACCATATCCATTGCGGTCTTATTGTCTGTAATGATCCTCGTGATGATAGGGCAGAAGCTGAAAGTAGCTTACCCTATTTTTCTGGTGATTGCCGGATTGATCATCAGTCTTGTACCGGGAATGCCACACATAGAAATCGAGCCGGATTTGGTTTTTCTGATCTTCCTGCCACCCATCTTATTTGAAGCCGCATGGTTTACCTCGTGGCAAGATTTTCATAAATGGCGAAAACAAATCTTTTCAATGGCTTTCGGATTGGTATTTCTGACCTCAGTGGTTGTTGCTTATCTTTCATCTTCCATAATTCCTGGCTTGACTGTAGCGATGGGATTTTTGTTAGGTGGAGTCAACTCTCCTCCAGATGCGGTTGCGGCAACTTCTGTTTTGAAGCACATGAAAATTCCAAAGAAGATCACCAGTATTTTGGAAGGTGAAAGTTTGATTAATGATGCATCGAGTTTAATTGTATTTAAATTTGCCTTAGCTGCGGTGATTTCCGGACAGTTCATCTGGAGAGATGCGATAGGTGATTTCTTCATTATGGCAGTGGGCGGTATCGCAATTGGAATTGCGTTTGGATTCCTTTTCGGATTTTTTCTTAGGTTAATTCCTTCCAACTCAAATATTGATACAGTAATTACATTGATAGTGCCTTACATCATGTATGTCGGTGCAGAGCATTTTCATTTTTCCGGGGTCTTAGCTGTTGTAGCAGGCGGATTACTGATGTCATACAATTCGCATTGCTATCTTAGTCATACCTCAAGAATTCAGTCCGGCAATGTCTGGAGTGTCCTCATTTTCCTGATGAATACCATTATCTTCATCTTAATTGGTCTTGAATTACCGATTGTAGTCGCTGCAATGAAAGACTACACCATTTCAGAAGGAATATTTTATAGTATTGTCATTGGTGGGGCAATTATTTTAACAAGATTGCTGTACAGTTATTCTATTATGTATTTTCCGTGGTTTTTATCTAAAAAATTAAGGTCAGAAAATCCAAAACCCGATTGGCGAGAACCGTTTATCATTAGTTTTGCAGCAATGCGGGGAGTAGTTTCATTAGCTGCAGCCCTTTCTATTCCTGCATTTTTGCCAAACGGAGAGGCGTTCCCGCATCGTAATATTATTTTATTCGTGACTTTCGTGATAATTTTGATAACTTTAGTAGGGCAAGGTTTGATGTTGACTCCAATTTTAAAATTTTTAAAAGTTGATGATGCCGGAAGCGAATTGCCGGAAGAAAAACAGGAAGCAATTTTACTGAAAAAATTAAAAGAGACAGCACTTCAGAAATTGACTACAGATTTTTCTGAATTATCTGAAAGCAATAGTCTCGTGAGACATCAAATTTACAAGCTGGAAAATGAAATGAAATTAATTGCTGACAAAGCACAATGCATGGGCTCTGCAGTAGATTATGCTAGTGCAATGAACGAAAATAAAGATGTTTTGAGGCAGGTTATTCAGGCGCAGAGAAACGAACTTCACCGCATGAAGCGGGATAAAATATTCGACGACCATGTGATGAGAACGATTGAAATGCAGCTGGATTTTGATGAAGCTAAAATTACAGGATTTAGTCACTCTTAA
- a CDS encoding SRPBCC domain-containing protein has protein sequence MENSIIIKKKINAPIERVWKALTDKNELPSWYFDVADFEAEVGKSFNFYEPGEEKKYLHTIEIIEAISNQKLKHSWFYPTFSNEKTFVTWNLESDANGTFVTLTHEGTEKLKDLGEGFAKESFTQGWNEIIGQSLKLYLEN, from the coding sequence ATGGAAAATTCAATCATTATCAAAAAGAAAATCAACGCGCCCATTGAAAGAGTTTGGAAAGCATTGACTGATAAAAACGAATTGCCATCATGGTATTTTGATGTTGCAGATTTTGAAGCCGAAGTCGGAAAGTCTTTTAATTTTTATGAGCCGGGTGAAGAAAAAAAATATCTTCATACGATTGAGATCATTGAAGCTATTTCAAACCAAAAATTGAAACACTCGTGGTTTTATCCCACTTTTTCTAATGAAAAAACTTTTGTGACTTGGAATTTGGAGTCTGATGCAAACGGAACTTTTGTGACATTAACTCATGAAGGAACTGAAAAGTTGAAAGATTTAGGTGAAGGATTTGCTAAAGAGAGTTTTACCCAAGGCTGGAACGAAATTATCGGACAAAGCCTTAAATTATATCTGGAAAATTAA
- a CDS encoding VOC family protein — translation MKFHSLMPIIWTKNLEESIGFYTHILGFSLVDANIEAHWAFLMKNKVQIMLTLPNEHGTANNICFSGSFYFNIDDVDELWKDLNTITKICYKIETFDWGMREFAIFDNNGYILQFGQAVDEISKEE, via the coding sequence ATGAAATTTCATTCTCTGATGCCCATTATCTGGACCAAAAATTTGGAGGAATCTATCGGATTTTACACTCATATTTTAGGTTTTTCGCTCGTTGATGCCAACATCGAAGCGCATTGGGCTTTTTTGATGAAAAACAAGGTGCAGATTATGCTCACTTTGCCTAATGAGCATGGAACTGCCAATAATATATGCTTTTCGGGTTCTTTTTATTTTAATATTGATGATGTAGATGAACTTTGGAAAGATTTGAATACCATCACAAAAATTTGCTATAAAATAGAGACTTTTGATTGGGGAATGCGTGAGTTTGCAATCTTTGACAACAACGGATATATATTACAATTTGGGCAAGCTGTCGACGAAATTAGTAAAGAGGAATAA
- a CDS encoding glutaminyl-peptide cyclotransferase: MKNKIITGFAALLLFVSCKNDEKILNSLVDYNNSMEAKGYHFGDKLDLPKEVLDNAEAISISFGDKETSNLMVDSKYFTLGDNAVTFNIKTKGGETLYQDATINVYSKSPEQSLNYEVVAEYPHNPANFVQGFQIDGTTIYESEGQYGSSRLITYKIGDTLPIKETKQAEDIFSEGSTIAGDKIYQLTWKNKKGLSYDKSTLKLLSEFPYPDMMVEGWGLTYDGKNLIASDGTKNLYFLNPSDPSKIVRYISVAGNSSVYDQLNELEFYKGFIYANVWHKPIILKINPANGEVVGKFDFTKLAEPFTEADSENVLNGIAFKGDNMVVTGKKWSKIYEVAIK; this comes from the coding sequence ATGAAAAATAAAATAATTACAGGTTTCGCAGCTCTTTTACTGTTTGTATCTTGTAAAAATGACGAAAAAATACTTAATTCATTAGTAGATTATAATAACTCGATGGAGGCAAAAGGGTATCATTTTGGTGATAAACTTGATCTTCCAAAAGAAGTTTTAGATAACGCAGAAGCCATCAGTATTAGTTTTGGAGACAAAGAAACTTCAAACCTAATGGTAGATTCTAAATATTTTACCCTCGGAGACAACGCGGTTACTTTTAATATCAAAACAAAAGGTGGTGAAACTTTATACCAAGATGCTACAATCAATGTGTACAGCAAAAGTCCTGAGCAGAGTTTAAACTATGAAGTTGTTGCAGAATATCCGCACAATCCGGCAAATTTTGTACAGGGTTTCCAAATTGACGGAACGACGATTTACGAAAGTGAAGGGCAGTATGGCTCATCAAGATTAATCACTTATAAAATTGGCGATACACTTCCTATCAAAGAAACCAAGCAGGCAGAAGATATTTTCTCTGAGGGAAGTACCATCGCAGGAGATAAAATCTATCAACTGACGTGGAAAAACAAAAAAGGATTATCTTATGATAAAAGTACATTAAAATTGCTTTCAGAATTTCCTTATCCGGACATGATGGTAGAAGGTTGGGGATTAACGTATGACGGTAAAAATCTGATTGCTTCAGACGGTACAAAAAATCTATATTTCCTGAATCCTAGTGACCCTTCAAAGATTGTGAGATACATTTCGGTAGCCGGAAACAGCTCAGTTTACGACCAATTAAACGAATTGGAGTTTTACAAAGGATTTATCTATGCCAACGTTTGGCATAAGCCTATTATTTTAAAAATCAATCCTGCTAACGGCGAAGTTGTAGGTAAGTTTGATTTCACTAAATTGGCAGAACCATTCACTGAAGCAGACAGCGAAAATGTATTAAACGGAATCGCTTTCAAAGGTGATAATATGGTAGTTACGGGCAAAAAATGGTCAAAAATTTATGAAGTTGCGATTAAATAA
- a CDS encoding deoxynucleoside kinase, which produces MHIAVTGNIGAGKTTLTTMLAKHYGWDAQFEDVDHNPYLEDFYADMSKWSFALQVYFLGSRFRQVKEIRDSGKNIIQDRTIYEDAHIFAENLNDMKLLSDRDYKNYSSLFDLMKTFVSAPDLLIYLKSDVPNLVKKIYKRGREYEASISIEYLSKLNQKYEKWITNYTEGKLLIIEVDDLDFVEKPEDFGLILEKIETELNGLF; this is translated from the coding sequence ATGCACATTGCAGTTACAGGAAATATTGGAGCAGGAAAGACCACGCTGACGACGATGTTGGCAAAGCATTATGGCTGGGACGCGCAGTTTGAGGATGTAGATCACAATCCTTATCTGGAAGATTTTTACGCAGATATGAGCAAGTGGAGTTTTGCACTTCAGGTTTATTTTTTGGGAAGCAGATTCCGTCAGGTAAAAGAAATCAGAGACAGCGGAAAAAACATCATTCAGGATCGTACGATTTACGAAGATGCCCATATTTTTGCGGAAAATTTGAATGACATGAAGCTTTTGTCAGACAGAGATTATAAAAACTATTCATCTCTTTTTGATTTGATGAAAACCTTTGTTTCAGCTCCGGATTTGTTGATTTATCTGAAATCTGATGTCCCCAACTTAGTAAAGAAAATTTACAAGCGAGGAAGAGAATATGAAGCTTCAATCAGCATCGAATATCTTTCTAAACTAAATCAGAAATATGAAAAATGGATTACGAACTATACTGAAGGGAAACTACTCATTATAGAAGTTGATGATCTTGATTTCGTAGAAAAGCCTGAAGATTTCGGATTGATTTTAGAAAAAATAGAAACAGAATTGAATGGTTTGTTTTAA
- a CDS encoding ArsC/Spx/MgsR family protein, translating to MLVKVLHNGNCSKSNAVLEYLDENGVPFEIINIIEDPLSVLELKTVLKKLNENVSHIIRKEEKLYLEKYAGKDFTEDEWLQILSENPSLIQRPILIKGSIAMLGRPVENVKFFIEQ from the coding sequence ATGTTGGTAAAAGTTCTTCATAACGGAAATTGCTCAAAATCAAATGCCGTACTCGAGTATTTGGACGAAAACGGAGTTCCGTTTGAAATCATCAACATTATAGAAGATCCTCTGAGTGTTCTGGAACTGAAAACGGTTTTAAAAAAACTGAATGAAAATGTTTCTCACATCATCAGAAAAGAAGAAAAATTGTATTTAGAAAAATACGCCGGAAAAGATTTTACAGAAGATGAATGGCTGCAGATTTTGTCAGAAAATCCATCTCTAATACAAAGACCGATTCTTATTAAAGGTTCTATAGCTATGCTTGGAAGACCTGTGGAGAATGTGAAATTTTTTATTGAGCAGTAA
- a CDS encoding DUF493 family protein, giving the protein MDILQGNQHANPEEFYISLKEKLEGHHDFPEDYLFKFIIPTDDAKLTEIYKVFDGIKFTLGNRESKNGKYTACNINAFVLDADQVVRIYKEVARIEGVILL; this is encoded by the coding sequence ATGGACATATTACAAGGAAATCAGCACGCAAATCCTGAAGAATTTTACATATCATTAAAGGAAAAACTAGAAGGTCACCACGATTTTCCTGAAGATTATCTCTTTAAATTTATTATTCCGACTGATGATGCAAAGCTTACAGAAATATATAAGGTTTTTGACGGGATCAAATTTACTTTGGGTAACCGAGAAAGCAAAAATGGTAAGTACACAGCCTGCAATATCAACGCATTTGTTTTGGATGCAGATCAGGTGGTGAGAATTTATAAAGAAGTCGCCAGAATAGAAGGTGTTATCTTATTATAA
- a CDS encoding DUF4197 family protein: MKKYIIAIALILGTGVVINTSLQSCSTLATSDLGLAVIKRVLLGGINKGMNIYGNKEAFLQNNLVDKALPKQLRDINTTLEKIAPALVAKEREYIADAAVYTVNISRPILENAVNSLNAQDVTRIIQGEKGTATLILKEKTSQQLVAAIAPKVEQELNKYGIVKTINTALSGSNLLGSLLGGGNNNNNVNAGGLSMLASEQIVNGLFNIIEDHEKQNSASLLGPLGK; the protein is encoded by the coding sequence ATGAAAAAATATATTATAGCCATTGCATTGATTTTAGGAACAGGTGTAGTGATCAATACAAGTTTACAGTCTTGCTCTACATTGGCAACTTCAGATTTAGGGTTAGCAGTGATTAAAAGAGTTTTATTAGGCGGCATTAATAAAGGAATGAATATCTATGGCAACAAAGAAGCATTTCTTCAAAATAATCTGGTTGATAAAGCATTGCCAAAGCAACTCCGTGATATTAATACTACTTTAGAAAAAATCGCTCCGGCATTGGTTGCCAAAGAGAGAGAATATATTGCTGATGCGGCAGTTTACACTGTGAATATCTCAAGACCTATTCTTGAAAATGCCGTGAACAGCTTAAATGCTCAGGATGTGACAAGAATTATCCAGGGTGAGAAAGGAACAGCTACTTTAATTTTAAAGGAAAAAACTTCTCAACAGCTCGTTGCGGCAATCGCTCCAAAAGTTGAGCAGGAACTGAATAAATACGGGATTGTAAAAACCATCAATACTGCGTTATCGGGAAGCAATCTTTTAGGAAGTCTGTTGGGCGGCGGAAATAATAACAATAACGTCAATGCGGGCGGATTGAGCATGTTGGCTTCTGAGCAGATTGTGAACGGATTATTCAACATCATTGAAGATCACGAGAAGCAAAATTCTGCTTCGCTTTTAGGACCTCTTGGAAAATAA
- a CDS encoding SusC/RagA family TonB-linked outer membrane protein has protein sequence MQNEDNTKRRFYTFDLYKIKLNYMKQTNLKYSCLIAVLYFGMNVNGQVTPQDTLPKEQKIEEVVMIGYGTAKKRDLTGSISRVEGGEVADKPASNPLNSLQGKVAGLSVVNSGQPGSQADVRIRGTVTINGVNPVYIVDGVFANNIDFLNPADIESMEILKDPSSLAIFGSRGANGAIIVTTKRGKTGRTSVNLTSSIGIKSLDNRPNVTNAAGFKTLYNEDLANQGLAPYNQFNIFNADTNWVDVIRQKGGIIQQHNVTISNGSDKNRVSFSFGYQQEEGSIKYENYERLTMKFNDDLKITNGLRAGFGFTGSYGKLPQLRSFGSSLNATPVVSPTNLISGEFYGLYNSLPQQIGAAQIGNPLALVEGHRYTQLNKDFQFNPNAYFEFDFAKHFTFRSNYFLTYRNGTGRGYEPVFNIYIPESNTVSPYSGRLLSTVNQFENRDISFQQNQLLTYKNRFGDHDLTLMAGFETINREYSSMSGNAKSSLSNPLGQMPNNSRFWYLNSDYVDPITKEVNTSQYSQRQVSYFGRMLYSYNNKYMLNASLRNDGSSMLAPGNRFDWFWSVGAAWEVTRENFMKDNGVVDYLKIKGSYGDLGNQFTPYSYFGYPVYVEGGTGVFNGNLYPAFVKQYEEATDLTWEHLKSYEFGFESMFLNKKLSLEAAYYNKRTDNLLNYVPGNPNFFMNSGSIEAKGFEFTAGWKDNLGENFSYYINGNLATTETKVLNTFEDGYQAFYGPAIYKAGLPVGAFYGYVVDGLYQSYADILGSPASTIGDVAPGDFKYQDVNGDGKITPDDRTMIGDPTPDFTYGFSLGADYKGFFLNADFYGVYGNEVFRDWGNGNSFAPFNYREERLDRWTGAGTSNWEPRSYSGSAYNRENSTYMIEDGSFFRIRNVQIGYNFDKELVSRYKLQGLKVYFNVQNLKTWDNVNGFTPEFGGSATQFGVNTSGYPNPRIVSFGINANF, from the coding sequence ATGCAAAATGAAGATAATACCAAAAGGCGATTTTACACATTTGATTTATACAAGATAAAATTAAACTATATGAAACAAACTAATTTAAAGTACTCTTGTCTGATTGCTGTTCTCTACTTCGGTATGAACGTCAACGGACAGGTTACTCCTCAAGACACTCTTCCGAAAGAGCAAAAAATCGAGGAGGTTGTTATGATTGGATATGGAACTGCGAAGAAAAGAGATCTTACAGGATCTATATCAAGAGTTGAAGGAGGTGAAGTTGCGGACAAGCCCGCATCAAATCCATTGAACTCGTTGCAAGGTAAAGTTGCGGGTCTTTCAGTTGTTAATTCAGGACAACCTGGTTCACAAGCAGATGTTAGAATTAGAGGTACAGTAACAATTAACGGTGTAAATCCAGTTTATATCGTTGATGGTGTATTTGCTAATAACATAGATTTTTTAAATCCAGCTGACATTGAATCTATGGAAATTTTAAAAGATCCATCTTCACTGGCAATCTTTGGTAGTAGAGGTGCAAATGGTGCTATTATTGTAACCACCAAGAGGGGGAAAACAGGTAGAACTTCAGTAAATCTAACATCATCAATAGGTATTAAATCATTAGATAACAGACCAAATGTTACTAATGCAGCAGGTTTTAAAACTCTTTATAATGAGGATTTAGCAAATCAAGGTTTAGCTCCATACAACCAGTTTAATATTTTCAATGCTGACACAAACTGGGTAGATGTAATCCGTCAGAAAGGAGGAATTATCCAACAGCACAATGTGACAATCTCAAACGGAAGTGACAAAAATAGAGTGAGTTTTTCTTTTGGTTACCAACAAGAAGAAGGATCAATAAAATATGAAAATTACGAGAGGTTAACCATGAAATTCAATGATGATCTGAAGATAACAAATGGTCTGCGTGCTGGATTTGGTTTTACGGGGTCGTATGGTAAATTACCACAACTTAGAAGTTTTGGTTCTTCTTTAAATGCAACACCTGTAGTGTCACCTACTAATTTAATTTCGGGTGAATTTTACGGATTGTATAATTCATTACCACAACAAATTGGTGCTGCACAAATTGGTAATCCTTTAGCTTTAGTCGAGGGACACAGATATACACAATTAAATAAAGATTTTCAATTTAACCCAAATGCTTATTTTGAATTTGATTTCGCTAAACACTTTACATTTAGATCAAATTACTTTTTGACTTACAGAAACGGAACGGGTAGAGGATATGAACCTGTATTTAATATTTATATACCAGAATCTAACACAGTTTCTCCGTATTCTGGAAGACTTCTGTCAACAGTTAACCAATTTGAAAATCGTGATATTTCATTCCAACAAAACCAATTGTTGACTTATAAAAATAGATTTGGAGATCATGACCTAACTTTGATGGCTGGATTTGAAACAATCAATCGTGAATATTCTAGTATGTCGGGCAATGCTAAAAGTAGTTTGTCGAACCCTTTAGGTCAAATGCCGAATAATTCTAGATTTTGGTATTTAAATTCTGATTACGTAGATCCAATAACGAAAGAGGTCAATACAAGCCAATACAGCCAAAGACAAGTATCTTATTTTGGTCGTATGCTATACAGTTATAACAACAAATATATGTTAAATGCTTCTTTACGTAATGATGGTTCATCAATGTTAGCTCCAGGAAATAGATTTGATTGGTTTTGGTCTGTAGGTGCTGCTTGGGAGGTTACCAGAGAGAATTTTATGAAAGATAATGGTGTGGTTGATTATTTGAAAATAAAAGGATCATACGGAGATTTAGGAAACCAGTTTACACCATATAGTTATTTTGGTTATCCTGTATATGTAGAAGGAGGTACTGGAGTATTTAATGGCAATCTTTATCCAGCATTTGTTAAACAATATGAGGAGGCAACGGATTTAACATGGGAACATTTAAAATCTTATGAATTTGGATTTGAATCAATGTTTCTTAACAAAAAATTATCATTAGAAGCTGCTTATTATAATAAAAGAACGGACAATTTACTTAATTATGTACCGGGAAATCCAAACTTCTTCATGAATTCTGGATCAATAGAAGCTAAAGGATTTGAATTTACAGCAGGATGGAAAGACAATCTAGGAGAAAATTTCAGCTACTATATAAATGGAAATTTAGCCACTACAGAAACAAAAGTGCTTAACACATTTGAAGACGGATATCAAGCTTTTTATGGACCAGCAATCTATAAAGCAGGATTACCAGTTGGAGCTTTTTATGGTTATGTTGTAGATGGTTTGTATCAATCATATGCTGATATCTTAGGCTCTCCTGCATCAACGATAGGGGATGTTGCACCAGGTGACTTTAAATATCAAGATGTGAATGGTGATGGAAAAATAACTCCAGATGATCGTACCATGATTGGTGATCCTACACCAGATTTTACATATGGATTTAGTTTAGGTGCTGATTATAAAGGATTTTTTCTAAATGCTGATTTTTATGGTGTATATGGAAATGAAGTTTTCAGAGATTGGGGCAATGGTAATTCATTTGCGCCATTTAATTACAGAGAAGAGAGATTAGATAGATGGACTGGTGCAGGTACATCAAATTGGGAACCTAGAAGTTATTCCGGATCTGCTTACAACAGAGAGAACTCTACCTACATGATTGAGGATGGAAGTTTTTTTAGAATCAGAAATGTTCAAATAGGTTATAATTTTGATAAAGAATTAGTTTCTCGTTATAAACTACAAGGCTTAAAAGTATACTTTAACGTACAGAATCTTAAAACTTGGGATAATGTAAATGGTTTTACACCTGAGTTTGGAGGTAGTGCAACGCAATTTGGTGTTAATACGAGTGGTTATCCAAATCCGCGAATAGTTAGTTTTGGTATTAATGCGAATTTTTAA